In Sander vitreus isolate 19-12246 chromosome 8, sanVit1, whole genome shotgun sequence, the genomic window TTACAAATATCACGTCCCTATTGCACTACAAcctttggttgtgtgtgtgtgtttcttgggTCCAATAGTTCTCATTTACATCTCCATTGTATGCTACATGTGTGTGCTTTATCCTTTTTACCACTTTACTCCTGTGTTTTATCACATTAAATGTGTTCAGTAAACATTTGATAATGAGTCCTAGAGGCATATAAAGTACATCATTTAGTTCATACCGGGAAATCCTTTCCCTTTCCCCACATGTTCAGCTCAAATATCATTTGGAAGACCCGGATCGCCTCTTTCTCCCGGCCAGCCTGGCAGCAAAGACAGGACACAAATCTCAAAGacagaacagaagaaaaaaagcaggcTGCAAACACGAGAACAAGTCGGGCTTTTAAATACCTCCATGAGGAACTTGGGGCTTTCAGGCATGAGCAGCCTGAAGAGGACGGCTGAGGTGAGGCTGGGGACGGAGCAGAGCACCACAAACAGTCTCCAGCTCTGAAAGTCCAGTGATCCCAGTGAAAAATGGGCCCAGGTTCTTGGAATCACCAACCAGGCCAGTCCTGCAAATAAAAGACCGCCACTCACTGCTTAACACATGGGGCTACACATTTTCCATTTCACaactctgtgttgttttttttgtctttgatgCTGTTAAAAGGTGGATTGATTACACCACCAAGCTTTTGTGCACAACGATACACACTGAATGATAGTATGTGACTGAGGTTTATCATAATACGAGTTGTGCTTAAAACTTTCATGAAATGATGAAATTTTTATCCTGCAACACTGATATTGTTGTACTGATGTATTTTCCCACCTGCAGCCAGGATGTTTCCTGCCATCCAGAAGGTGGCCAGAGCGCTGATCATTGCACCTCTCCTCTGACGGGGCATAAACTCTGAGAAGTAGGAGAAGATAACAGGGATCGACCCACCGACactgcagaggggaagaaaaCAGCTTTTATTCTAGagctctcaatcaaaacaatggatggtaaacacagacttttgatgacgttgggaagttgcgtggaattatgggagtttttattgttaaaaaccATCCCCGGACGAGTTTACACATTctagtttattcacgttacgtttattcatgttattctaataaaatagctgcagtttccccaacataataacgtttttcttgattcgatttgtattggtagctgaccagttagctagtgagccagcaagctgacattagccagcagctaaaaccacactatcacaatatatttctcATATCATTCaccttttggatgttttcaacACCAGGGCGGACGGGGTTagttgtaacgttactcaaggaggctgagagacgggtgtgggtgAGGATTGCTGGGGGAATCTGGGAGCcagtgttttgacggaagttacgagtaactagagggtgaaaggttatatgtcGCCACTGACGggcaaataaatgaaatgtctcgtgtcaaaaataaaataacagatttctctgggtttgtaatttggtggaaacatttgggacagtgtaagaacacaactcgtaaaaatatataacataggtatgtttgtttttagacatttttatgtagaaatgttacatattgtacctttaaatgattcattttttaggcctattctggtgtttCAAAAGGTTACACTGGTTGGTCTAGTACATTTTACCAGCCCTTATCTGACTCGCCTGACTTGTATTTTGCAAACACCTAAAGTGATttctgtgattttcttttccaaaaTGTCCTTCATGAAGGAACATGTAGGTGTATTCTATGACCTGTTGGTTGGAGTATAATCTCTCTAAGCACCGAAACATACTTCATCCTACAGTTTGTTGCTTTCAGCTGAATGACTTCATGTAAATACAAAATTTAAAACGCATACAAATCATGTGCTCACCCGATGCCGCTGATGAACCGCAGCAGCAGGAAGAGCCAGAACCACGGAGCCACGCTGGCCAGAGCTCCAAACACCCCGTTAACCGTCAGGGACACAACCAAGACCCTGCGACGCCCCCTCTGGTCAGCCAGGTATCCCCACATGTAGCCGCCCACCATCATTCCTAGAGAACAGGAATTAAGGCAATAATAAtccaacattagcatttagctctaattagtgtctgtttatataagggtgtttattgtgtaaatatttgttactattattattattataactaattttattttctgtaatcCTTATTTCCTCTAATCTGTCCGAAAAGGAACGGGATGAAGCTGAAGCTTGTTATTTTTCTCACCCCTCATTCAACTATATATAGTtcctgtatatattatatattttgtatagcaagataaaaacacaaaaacatataattttaaacacataccaaacatttaacattttgcaCCTAACAACCCGTTCTGAATCACTAACCCTCACAATCAGCATACTAACCCACCATCACAATAATCTCTCTTCATCCTCATATCCttttaataaagtgtttttatacaattttttttaaactttattatgTTTGCACAATGTTTTCGCTTCAGTGTTGATTTTACAACTAGAAGAATAGTTCGggcttgtttcctttttttatttaaatgttgccaaaaaaaatttaaatctaGTTTTAGTCCTTTTACACTGCACCATCATGTTCTgtgtttgtaattttttttttccaagtcaaAAACATTAGATTTTTAATTCGTTCAGAACAGTAACCAAAAATCAacctatttttttcattttgcatttgtgttaatttaactttttactaaatgtatttattgtgaCTAATTCAAATTTATGGGAGGTATGAGAAAGATGCCACTGTTCAATGGtgacaatatttaaaaagagTGAAAAAGAGCTCACAGTGATGTCTTTAATGTGCTTGTTTTgaccgaccaacagtccaaaccccaaagatattcaatttactgtcacatacaacaacaacaaaaaagcatcaaaacctctaatttgagaagctgaaaccagagaATATTGGCcatttttgcttttaaaaaaaagaactggaACGATAACCAATTAGCTAAATAATTTCTTATTAATTTTTCTGTCGATTGACCACAGCTCAGGTACGCCAACTGATTTATTAAATGATTGTGATTCACCGAGGAAAATGCTGGCAGTCAGCAGGCCCATGTCTGAAGAGCTCAGCAGCAGATCGCAGCGCGCTGTTGGCAGGagaaaagacacacagagaatcTCCACGGCATCGCTGGCATTGGCCCAGCCACACACCACCAACAGCAGCCAGTGGAACAAACCAAAACCTGAGAGCAAAAGCagaacaaagagtgaaaaaacaaacagacaagtTATCCGTTAACGAATTATCTGATGTATTTATAGGCCTATTTTGGATATATTCAACAGTAATGTAGTCCAGCTGCCCTGCCCATTATGGTCAACAGACACCTCCGTTTTACAAGTCAGAATGTTTTAAAGATACTGTTAAATCTAATGTGGCAGAAACTGAGCTGAATTATTTCACATTGATGTACCCAAATTATATTTTGAACGTTGCTTTGCCATCTGTGCATCTACATTGCCATGTTTTAAGCTTGAGGAtgatgcatttttcaaattagaAGCATGTAATCCTCCAGTTTAAAGTGAGATATCCTCAAATCTGGATTTACCAGGgttccccaaaaaaaaaacatcaataatattttgacttttGCATTTGTTTCACCTTACATTTTATTCTACTTATGTTTAAGAGCAACACAAAACAGACAGCCTGAAGTAACAACAACACCATCACGCTTTATATTACCTGCTATATCTACTGCTTCCTCATATGTTAATCTTTTCTGTGCACTCTCACCGACATCACGAGTGATATTTGAGGCGCTGCTGTCGAAAATAGTTTCAcctaaaaagcagcaaaaaccaCACAAATAGGTCAAGTGAAACAATGATTCCCGGTGAAATTGATGATATCACAAAAGCTTAAGACGCTCATTTTGTTGGCGAGACTAGTACATATCAAGCCACACACTTAGTAtaaaagagattaaaaaaatgaattataGCTGTTGGGGAAACTGGGTTAAGCTTCAGTGCACACTCTACTTGACCACTGTCCCCTGAAAGAGGTTGATCTGATCCAATGATGACCTCACTCAATACTTCTTCTCACAGTATGGAGACATGACGAAGAAATTGTCactataaagtttttttttgtttttgagaatatttagtttttgcaccaaataaacacaaactatGAATTACATACATTTGTTTCTAGTGTCTCTGTGCCATCTGTGGTATGTAGAGCTGAAGAGAATGATTGATTAGTCGATTGACtgaaaattaatcagcaactattttgatttaattaatttattaatcgTGTATTCtttaagcaaaaataccaaaatttCCCTGGTTCCCTGAACATATAAACTACAGCTAATCTTTGGATTAATTTAGTTTCTCAAAATAGTTAGGAAACGTTctcaaaataacaacaacaaaaaaataattctcaaaacatactaagtcattattattatttgagaaagtttctcatttttgAGATACTAAATCATAATGTCTTACATTACATTAAGGCTACAGGGTCTTTGTTGAATCACATTAGCACAAATGGGCTTCCATAAAAAAATAAGGTGACAACTACTAAATGATATCTTGCATCACGCTGTGTGTTTGattattaaattaaacatgAGTTAAACCGCAGTTAGTGATGGAGTGGCAACAACTTTTACCTTCATCTGAGTCCAGCTCGTTCGGCTCCAGGTAGTCGCCGGTGAGAAGCGGCTCTCGCGCCTCAGCGTCTCGGGTATGCACGTGACGAGACATACCCAAAAAAATCGGACGTCTCTAATATGGGCAGTCAGTTGCGGGCTCTTTAGCTACACACAACTGCAATCCCTGTCCAGGTCCATGTTACTGTTTCAACCGCTGTATCTGTCTCATGACTGCCAAGCCTTCCGTGAAGCTAACAGTGAAGCTAACCTGACAAGAAGGAGGACCAGGAAGTAAAAAGACAGCGGCGGTTTGCACGTCCTGAGCCTCCAGTCACTCCTCTGTTTGGTTTAGTAGTGCGAGCGAACTACCGCCACAGTAGTGCTTTGCATGAGCAGCGGAGGTAGCCGCTAAAGGAGACACATCGGTGCGGTGCGAGCAGAGCAGAAGAGGGGAGCAGTTGACGTTGCCGCCTCcccttgtgtgtgtttaagaagATTGAAGATGGCGACCAGCTCGGAACGCAGTCCTCCTCCGTTCCCCGACTCCGAGGACCAAGATGTGCTGGACTCTGAAGAAGTCGTAGGCCGAGTCAGTGATGAAGACGACGGGGAAGACCTCTTCATGAGCGCAGTATGTCTGAGCGGAGTTAACGTCGATTtcacgctaagctaagctaagctgccTCTAAACTGCCCAAAgactaacgttagttagctaacgtcagcGAAGAAAGCTAATGAGGCGCTTTTAGCAAAAGTTTTGTGTTGACAAACATTTAGCTAGTTTTAACGTTGAGGTAACGGTAAGAAAATAATGTTAACATAATTAACTGTCATGTCGGATAATGTTAGACTTAAAGCATTTTTAAATTATCAAAGCAGTATTGGGGGGGGTTGATGCAGAAAATCCACCTTCTATCACCGCTTTTAAACAGCCAGTGGTTATCTGTGACACTGTTGCAAACGCCCATTTTGGTATTGATTTCTTCCTGAAAAGTTGCAATGTGGAGGGTAGCTGTGATTTGATACAGGTCGCTTAAGAGACAAGATGACACAAATCCAAGTTATAATGTCAGCAGTCTGCAGATATTGAGGTATGTGTGGTTTGTTTGTGAAAGTTGACATCATCTTCGGTTCTGTTATTCATACTAGTAAGTGGTTTAAAATTCACTCTCATTTCTTTTGAATGAGGACTAAAAAGCTGGCTCGAGAAGCCTCCTGTCATGTGAGTGAGCTGTGGTCACATGGCCAGAACCCGGATGTTTTCCCACAGTCAAAGTTCAGAGGACAGATTGGAAAAGTTGCTgtctttgatttttgtttgagCGTTGGACTCACTGCTGCACGGAAAGCATTACTCAGCAAGTTGTGGATGTTACATTCAACAGAGACTGTAGCTGAAGTAATGTTTGGAGATGGACCAGACAGTGGTCATTGAAAATCCACATTCTATCACCGTTTCTGGCttttaaatcagaatcagaaaaggtttttagAATCAAAAGGTTTTAGTGCCAGAATAAGTACACtcatgtggaatttgccttggtgaaaggtaaatacataaacaaacaaacaaacaaacaaacaaacattttggtATTGATTTCTTCCTGAAAAGTTACAATGTGGAAAACTGGTTAGTTGTGATTTGATCAAGTTGATGAGGAGACCAGATGACACAAATTAATCTAATACAATTTCTATTTGGTTAATGATATGTGGATGTTTTCTGTGCAGGATGTCTTCCACATCAAATCAGATTAACTTGCACTAAAATCTGATGGTATCCTCTTCAGATTGTTCAATGCATTGCATTCAGTAACGTAGGTAAAGCAAGCAGCAGTCTAATGTTAGCAGTTGGCAAAAATATTAGGTCTGTGTAGTTTGTGAAAGTTCACATCATCTTCGGTTCTGTTATTCATATGAAGTGGTTTTAAATTTTGAAACGAAGACTTAAAATACGCCTCCTGTCATGTGAGTGAGCTGTGGTCACACGGTCAGAACCCGGATGTTTTCCCACAGTCAAAAGTTCAGAGGAGAGATTAGAAAGTTGCTgtctttgaatttttttttttttttaggaggaCTCACTACTGCACGGAAGGCATTACTCAGCAAGTTGTGGATGTTACATTCAACTGAGACTGTAGCTGAAGTGAATTCAACAGCCTCATAAACTACAGTCTCTTAAATGATCATAAAGTttaatcaacacctctctataAAAGTTTCAACAAAAAGTGAATTTTGCAACCTTTTAGGAATGTAGGATTTTTTGCGGGACTGTTAGTTTCAGTTTAGTCTATATAGACGACGTTCCACTTttttcaggtgccgccggaaattcctccggatgtcactctttttaaGCCgaatgtccgtccccttccgctttctttgtgttggcattctaaactctggtcgatttctgaggactatggttacctgctcctcagatctctgcagggtaaatccagacagctaactagaccatctgtccaatctgagttttctgttgcacgactagaacaacttttgaacgtccacatgttccactaaaacaagttcctattttgcagcggcaccgtggctctgtccgcccaagacgattgtgattggtttaaagaaatgccaataaaccagagcacgtttttctcccttcccggaattctgtgtggattagccagaccatcctccgcagcgctgtggaggaaggtctggcaatgcgagactagtttcAGCTAGGCATACCTGTTAAACTGGCAACCGAGTGTATATCCATTGTCTTATTTGTGAGCGTTTCGTCTGACAAAGCTATTTCTGAAACATGATAAAATGTTTCAGCGTGAAATTGCTTTTCTTCTGTTACAAGGTACTTACTGTTTTTTTCGAAGGAATATTTTACATACCCAGTGGCCTCGAATGAcgtaaaacatgttttgttctttctgagattatatatatatatatatatatatatatatatatatatatatatatatatatatatatatatatatatatatatatatatatatatataaataaaagaacaaatGTACAACAAACACTTAAAACCAATTTACAGTTGTAATATATTAAAGATCAAATTACAGTATTAAGGTGCAAAGAGTGCAAAAAAAGTGattgtctatgtttgagatgatTACTGAGAGGGGGTGTTTGACTCTCTGAGGGAGGCGTTGTAAAATGTAATGACTACAGGCAGGAACGATTTCCTGTGGCGCTCTGTGGTGAATCTGGGTGAGAGGAGTCTTCTgctgaaggtgctcctctgctgGGCCAGTGTGTCGTAGAGAGGGTGTGAGACATTATCCAAGATGGACTTTCAAATCTGGAGGCTCAGTTCAGAATAAAGTAAACAATGCCATACAAATGATTACAAAAGCAAACATTATGCCATTCATTACCTATAATAATTTTAGAGTGACAGGCTACATCTACCAATTTCAGTATCTACTATAGCTCGCACTGAAACTACCATATTTCTTGTTTGATTCCCCTAAAATCCCTTCAAAGCTGATAATATTtgtcagttgatgagtttgtggaagttgtgtgttttttttgtttagcaaTATTATAGTtaaaatacatgtattttgtatgttaaGACCATACAACTGGACAGTGACTTGAATGATGGTGCAGGATAAACTCAAGGTTTTGTGGACATTTAGATTTTGTTAACGATTAGGAAATGAGGAAACTTTGGAAGCTCCATTCCTTGTGATACAACAAgaatacaaatgaaaaaaaatgttttggttgAAGTATTTCTTCCAGAATATACTGTAATGACATGTCATGGAAAACAGTGAGGAAAAAGTATTGGCTGATTTATCTATTAGTCGATTGACATGAAATTGACCGCCAACTATTTTAAAAATCGATTTAATAATCAGTCAAGCAAAATTCAATGGTTCTAGTTTCTTGAActtcaacagtaacgttacctgaaaacagcgtgtagttccttttttagcaacagtttgctttatttgcaaCGGTTTATCAAAAGCATCATATGTCTTATTAAGGAATTAGTCCTTTTTCACACAAAGAGTCTTTGGATCAGAATGAAATCAGTTTGAGCTTGATGTTACTACTGAGTCTGTTCAGCTTTACAGATAGGCCTATCACACACAGCTCATGAACAATTCCAGATACACAACACAGTTTAACTCACTGACCACTACTACTGTCAGAAACACTGtgcagtaaattcatcaaatgtGCCAaaagtgtgcccaacgctattttccgataaactgtagctgtcatatttcacgggacccgcgtgagtgcagTTTTCATGTCATGGCTTTCCTCGCTGTTGGTCAATCTGCCTAAGAAACTGCAGTACTCgcgctgttgtttatttggttgccgtgacatcgcgagtgatgacgtcctgtcactgttccaaaTGCTCATCCTCGGaggggagagggggaatgacgtgcagcaaagggctatGGGTCAGAATTGAACTCGTGGCTGCTGCAGTAAAGGTCTGAGCCTTAAGTACATcagggcgcacgctcaaccaggttagctaccagggcaccccgttgcctctttttttttttaatactctAAAACATTAcatcttttttcccttttcctctcATCTCCAGAGCAACCCTCCACTGACCGAAATGGACACCACACTGCCACCTGCCAGTCAACCCAGTGATGTTTTAATGAAGCCTCCCAGTAACCTCATGGATGAGCCCTTAATCGAGCCCGTCAGCAgccagacagaaaacaaaccagTGAACGAAGTCGTCAGCGAACCCTCGGATGACTTTGTCGACCTGACGAACAACGTAACCGATTCTCCGGATGAGGCGGTCGCAGCTGAAAGTGCCTTTGCAGATGACGCAAAAGACACAACTGAAATCCCTTTAGATGAACCCTCAGATGAGTTTGAGGACATATTTGGAAGTGAAAATGAAGCACTGCCAGAGGAAGTTTTAGTAGCGGATGTTACCGTTGAAGCAGCAACGGGTAACCGTGAAGTGACCAGTGGTGTTACAGAGCCACCTGGTGATGGGAAAGCAGgaagtgatgatgatgaacagGAAGCAAAAGAAACTGCCACTGATCCAATCATCAACCTTAGTTATGATTTGCCAGCCAGTGTCACACAGCAGCCACCACCTGCCCGTGACAAATGTTTTGATCCTTTGGTTGACCTCCTTAGTGATGCTCCACCCGCTGCTGATGCCAGTGTACCCAGCCGAGCAACAGTCGATCTGTTCGAAGATGAGGGAACCGACTTGTTCGCAGAACCACGGCAGACTAAGTCTGCCATGCAGCAACAGAAAAGCCTCTTCGGTGAAGCTGACGAGGATCTGTTCGGGGAGCCGCTGGGTGCCACCTCAAAGAAAACCATCAGCAAAGAGCAGAAGGACAAACCTGTCAAAACCAAAGCTGCTAGCCATGTAAGCAATATAGGTGGGCCTCTGCAAGACAATAGTCCTGCAGAACCTGCTGATATCTTCACTGAGGAAGCCGTCACCACACTGCCCAGCATCACAAGCACCAGCACTGTCAACTCCAAGACGAATGGAGTCCAATCTGAAGAGGAGGCAGATATGTTTTCTAGTGGGTCcactatttctttttattatgtTACATTATCAGGATTTTTGGATTGAGTGCTCTAAGGGGAGCATTAGTGACAAAGGGAGTGTTCACATAAAGCAGTTTATGCAGACTCTTGTTTATCTTCGTATTTCAGTTAATTTGGTCACGTGAGAACAGTTACTGTACACTCAAAGTCATGTGTGCAACAGATAACTGCACTCTGGGATGAAAATGTTTAGTTTCAATAAGCTATTTATTGGAAGTTAAACATAACCAGAACCAACTACAATTTAAAAACACCAGATGGCCGTTTGGTATGTTCTTTACTTtccactgttttattttttggaggtgtgtttgCCATTATTAGATAGTGAAACAAAGCTTTTAGAAAATGATGCGGAGACAGACggaggatgacatgcagcaaaggttcATGACCAGACTCAAACCAGGGATTCATTTTAATCGTCAATGTCTTAAAAACACGACGCCCCGTTTTGTTGTGTTCTTATAAGAACAAGCCACCGATTTAGCATCTCTATAGCATTGTTCGGATTCACAATGGACAGTTTAAGGATTAAAAACCTGGTTTGAATGAATTTTTATTTCAT contains:
- the sv2 gene encoding synaptic vesicle glycoprotein 2C, whose translation is MSRHVHTRDAEAREPLLTGDYLEPNELDSDEGETIFDSSASNITRDVGESAQKRLTYEEAVDIAGFGLFHWLLLVVCGWANASDAVEILCVSFLLPTARCDLLLSSSDMGLLTASIFLGMMVGGYMWGYLADQRGRRRVLVVSLTVNGVFGALASVAPWFWLFLLLRFISGIGVGGSIPVIFSYFSEFMPRQRRGAMISALATFWMAGNILAAGLAWLVIPRTWAHFSLGSLDFQSWRLFVVLCSVPSLTSAVLFRLLMPESPKFLMEAGREKEAIRVFQMIFELNMWGKGKDFPEFGLCNGSKQRGELDETRTWSSHRERLACILKKVLVPIEQMFNDSLKSRSFALLIIFYCISFGYYGLWMWFPELFERIEDGGSPCANVSLLLSPLHNQSCYPVKTAVYMEGFIIAASNLPGNIFTILMMDSMGGKALLSCSLLVSSLSVFLIYVVQTKAQSLILSCVFSGVSVIAWNALDVVGTELYPTQLRSSALGFFTGVGRVAAIMGNVAFGKLVDTNCAVPVLLVSALLLTGGLVALLLPQTRQTELT